The segment TCTTAATTTACCGTTGTCTAAAGACATTGCATGAAGCATGCTTGCGTTGATCTacacaacattttcaaagtcaGTCGTTCTCATGCCAAGCCTGTTAAAACAAGCCAGTCAATATATCAACTCTTTGTTTCATAACTATTTAATATAACCCTGAGCGAAACATTTGAACCAGTGTTCCAACTGAATGAAACCGCCAAGAACTGTTCATTCTATCTAAGTACGACAAATATTGATCAACTTATGATTGCGCATCATATTTATGACTAGATGATGCCTTGCAAGTGCAACAACAGACTacctatatatctatatacaatCAAGCATGCACATAACACTCGTCGTCATCGCAGCCAATACGGTGACATTGCACCTTAATAAGTTAGGAATCTGGGGCAATTTTACACAGATCTATGTACAATTAATGGGCACACAATTCAATAGTATATATTAGTTTCTTGGCCCATAGGACAAACCAAGTATGAATCCACTGACACATGTAATAAGTTAATTGCCTGGGATATTCAAGATAAGTGTTTTGATTTCAAGGACACAATAACTCATTAAATATAAATCTACAATTCACTGTGCCCTCTGAAATAAAGCAAATACTTGAAAGACACAAACACAACTAATAAATTAATGGCACCCATATCAATGAACCTAGAAACAATTAGATACCATCACATGAATAATTCTCTCTCAATGCAACAGGCTTGGACAAATGTTAGACAATCTTCAACACTTTCAATTCAACTTCCGTGACGTTCTAACCAGAAATGTGGTCAAGTTCAACTTAGAAATGTATTAAAGCTTATATGACCATTTAATTTTTGTATCAGAGAATTAGCTCTCCTATAAAGTTATATAATAATTAACAAAAGTGTGCATGTCTGTGGTTCAGGATACATGACTCAATGGACTCAAAAACGATTTGTCCTCATCTTGAGTAAATGGTGGATTTACATGAAAATTAATTTCAAGACATGTTaggtaaacaacattgtaaTTCAGTTGTTTCCAGAAGAGGGCCCCTATCAGACCGTGGACAACTGCATCACTGAGTAGTTTTCACCAAACACACTGTAAGCCATACAACATCATAAATATACAGGACTTTCCTATCTACCCAGTCATCTACCACGGGGACTGGTGAGAGACTAATACATTTGATATACGCAGCCTGTATATGAAACTTTCAGCAACAATGTATAAGGAATTATCACTGAATACATATCAGACAGGGAAAAGCACACTGCATTGAAACTTACTTTTAACACTTCTAGAAATTCTTCCTCTGAAGTAGAAAGTGTCAACAATGAATAAGGAAGTAATCTGTTAGTGTTACAGCGACAATTTTTACCCAACATTGTTTTCTGAAACAAGTATGTTAAACTGAAAGTTTCATTTATGATTTAAAGAATTGATAAGGAACGTATATTTAAAGCCTGATTAAGATTTACGAAGAAATATATGCACCATATGCCAAGTTTTAGACATCTTATGAAATAGTTGTACCGAGATATTTGATGagtattgttatataaaagTTAAGCACTTAAAGTACAGGGGTAATTTTCCCACAAAATATGTTAACAAAGCTCAATTTATACAATTTGGCGACTACTTCATAAATTTCACAGGGTAATAATAGTTGAAATTGACAACCTGATCACCGAGATGTACATGTTTCAACTCTCTTAAGCAATACAAACTTGTTCCAATACCTATGGTGGAAAACTACTCATTGTGCAGTGAAAAAACTTTCGAAGTCAGGTGAATTATACAGACATACAGGCCAAACCACTTAACACAAAATCAAACCTTGAGAAAAAGCTGAACTTTGTACAATTTAGTTCAAATTTAAACAATCCTCTTGGAAGAAGAGAAATTTGGTGCTTTTCCTTAAAACAGAAATGATTTCATATCAACAAATAGAATCAACACATACATGATAGAAAACTTAATTTTTAAATAAGGGTTGTTTAGGCTGAATGTCATTAAAACAAACCTTGACTCGGATCACAACAACTCATGTAGAGAAAGGCAATAGGAGACCACCTCTGTccaaacagaaacaagaaaaatcCCACACTTATTAACCTCATTTTCTACCTTTAAAAAACTAATTCTATACAAAGTAAATGAATTATCAAAGTGTGTGAAAATACTTCTGTCTTCATGGTACTTTCCCCAAAATAAAAACCATCATTACAAAGTTACTGACTTCTTCTTCCAGATCAAAAGATTTCAATgcatcaaaaacatttccagTAATACAGAAATTAAAGATTTCATTGATTGAGTTTCAGCATGGGATCTTCCTTGTGTTGACAGAGAATCAAGTaactatatacatacatatgtgtaaACAATGGACATACTAAACTGGTACTGTAACATGTCAAACCAAGGAACTGTACGCACTTAGGACTAAGTATTTCTTTTGGAAAGgcataaaaataacaaatagtTCTAACCACCATTTCGACCCTGTTTTCTGGTCAACCATAATACTATTATATTTCCATACAAATGGCAGTTTAGAGGTAATTATTCATACAGATGATATCCCATATGACATGCTGCTTTGATCTGCCGTTCAGCTGAAATGTCAGTAAGAATTTTCCACAAAACCATTTCAACAGTTGGTTTCTTTTAGGCTTAAGACATCCTGATGGTACACATGGTGTCACCAAACAGAACTGTAACaaactgaaaacacacacatttgTAACATAACAATATGTATACTATTTTACACTTAGGAATAGGGCATTGAAACCTTGCTTGTGCTTATCATGGTGACAGCTCTAAGTTATGTCGTGGTGAATATTGGTCCTTCAAGAGAGATTGTTGGGAGCGAAGGAGAATCCTTCCTCGGAAGTCTGTGTACAGAAACCACCATTGCTTCAACAGCATATTGTCCATGGGTGACGAGGATGCACTCTGCTGAAGCTGATATGTAGTCTTGCAAATATTATGACAATGTCAGGGAATACAGGTCTGGAATAAATTAAACTGGCCTCATCGTTAACACTGCCCTAGCTAAGATGAAATGATGGTTCATAATAAATATttcgatgatatttggacaaCTGCTTCTTATATTTGGTTTGACCGAGAACGCCATGTGAGCAGTAATCTCATACCCTTGGGGTCGGAGATCGTGTAAATGAATATTGTAAAAAAGGGCTTTGGGCTGTACATCATTTAGCACCCCAGTGAAAGGGGTCAAAGACAATGCTACACTGATGCACAGTAATATATGATGAAAGCACCAAACTGTTTCGTCAACTGAATAGCGAGCATCAGCAGCGAATACACAGAGTCAACATCCAGTTTTGATCCATGAATCGTTGCACGGAAAAGGCTCTGACAAGAAATCATATTAATGCCACTACTGGCTGGGTGTGAACTGTAAATGAAGACTGTTACAAAATTGCAAAGTTGAATATAGGGTTGGCAGTTGACAAGAGTGGATCGTTGATGAATGGAACAATGTACACAACCCTTCAATGGCAGCAAGTTTGGGGAAGGCAGGCTTTGGATCCACAATTTTTTCGGTGTACGTACACAAGGATGGAATAGTCCTTTAGGCATCATCCCCTTCAGTGCCAGTCAGAGTATTTCCACAGCTGTGAACTTTGTACGTATCCACCATGATCATCAGCTTCACTGGCTAACTGACAGAGGAGAGTAACAGTTCACAACCCTTATTCTTCCAACTGAAACTTCTCATGGCCAACCTATAGAGGTACTGTTACTTTCTATGTTGCAACAAGGCAGTTGAGCAAACACAAGTCATCATAATCCATTCAGAAACTTGCACACGCGTACTATCCAAGACTCTCATACTGTAAGCAGACAAtggtttgattttttttgtttttttacaaaagaaaatggCAAATGGCAGATTCTTTGTGCAGAAGTGGAAGGATTTCCTGAGATGTTTGCCTCACGCTGAATCAGATCACTGTTAGCTTCAACATTCCATTGCCAATGCTCTGTGTGTAAAGCTGGCCTCTAGTTTCGAAGCAGCACAAGTCAGTCTCTCTAGTGAGAAGTTTGGTGTCATGGATGCTGCTGCACAATCTTGGTCTGCTGTCACACGAGCATCTAGGAAGTCATTGTCGCCGTAGCTCTGGCTACTTGCGTTGCTCTCAGTCTCAACTGATTGGCTgcgatgtatttctgtcttgGTGGTCACTTTGTCTCTTCGACAGGTGAAACAGGGCCTCAACAACTTGGGGTCCAGTAATACTTCTCCATTTAATCCTTTGAAGATGATTCCACAACACACTTGAGTTCTACAACAGAAGAAACatcatataaaacataaatgaaacaaatattccaAGTACTGAAAAAGTTTATAAGCAAGGATAAATAACTTCACAGGTTTGATGTTTCAAGCATCATGTAATTTCCTTGGTGGGTACTCCAAGCTTGGGcttcacatatacatgtacctgcTTATGCAGCGAACTCAAGGACAAGGGCTTATTCATGTAAAACTATAAAGGACAAGAGCTTACTCATACAGCGTATCAAATGATTTTAAAGGCTGTAATGAAGTCAGCTCAAAGCAAAGGTTTGGGCCTAGACTGGGAATAGATCAAAAACATAAAATCCAAAATGGCTGCCTTCTCACTTTTTCCAGTAACTGAGATCTAGGAAGGAGCTGACTCGAGGGTGAGCAAGACTGGGAGATCTCTTCCTGTGCTTCGAGCTGCTGCTGTCTCGTGAATCCTCGTTGTCAGACTCGTCACTCAGACTTAGGGAACGTTTTCGAGgaaatgaaacgttttgactCAATGTCTCATCACCTGCTGGTGCAAAGAAAAAGTTCTCAGAACAAACTTCATAATTTCCTGAAATGTGATTGACATGTTATTATCAAAGACAACGACACAAGGTGTTCCACTGGGTCTTTGTTATTATATAACTACAAAATGATAATTTGAAGAGAATTCCAAAGGACTTAttgtttttgtgaaaatttGATTCTTTCAGTAATTACTACAGGAACTGATAAAGAGTAGGACAAAAGAGGGTATTTCACTTGGATCATAATATttgcttgagtgagtgactttgattttatgctgcttttaggggacattagaaatgagtttcacacattgtaccaatgaggTAATAATTACTAAAAATCAAAATTCATTTCTCACAAACCTGGCCTAGTAACACCTTGCTACAAGTGATAAAAGTAAACAGTCACTAACAAATCTTCCATGAAACACCTATGGGATATATTGATCTGTATCAGTAGGCGATGAGGACTTTTTCACATACATTCAGGAGTATGTGCAAACCCTGTGAACAGCAAGACAATCACTCTGTCATCACCTAAACAGCAGGTATAACCTGTAGTACACACAAGCTAAATCACTCTCTCGGCTTATCTTGGCCCACATTCCACTTGAACCCACACGCTTCTAATAATTCACAAACTGACCTGACCATGTTCATTTATAGTAAACTGATCCAGAATTCCAACCTGAAAGACAGTGATGGCACTAAACAGTTGGAGAAAAAATCcagtatttcagtttcaaacagTGTTTCCAAACATTTGGGCATTTATGAGCATACAGTATGGAATGGCTCCAGTAATCTAACCCAGACATCACCCTGGAGGTGTGGTACTGATTAAATAGGTTTTATTGTATGGGAAAAACGTATTTACTTTCATGGACACTTTATGAAATAAGATAGAAATGTGATAGATGTTAGGCTCCAAAAGATCTTAAAAGTCAAAACTGGAGCAGGTAGGTGAAGAAGAGCCATCTACTACACCCACATAAACGAGATCAATTAATGAACAGACAACAGCCAATGAGTTTCAGATTTCCTAACAGATGTCCCTCCCTCAACCACCCTCTTTCAGCAACAGTACAGAGAACAGAGGGACTGCAACTGTGGGTAGCACTCTCCCCCTCGGAGTCCCAGTCACCACTCAAATATGTAGAAAGGGTGTGGTCTGATTCTGTAGAGCTGGTGcagcaggcaggcaggcagctCTGCCGACCCACGGCCTGCACAGTTTGCCCTGAGCAGCTTCATCCATAACCCTGTATTCTGCTGCCTGAGGTTACTGGGTTATTGTTATGATCTTGTGGGAGGGAGTGAATGACAAAGCATGTTGTAACCTGCTGCTCAATCCTGCATTGTTGGGTTCCCCTCCTATACATGTTCATGCAAACGTTACGTTGCCACATCTCGGTACCTTATGCTGTCTTACAGGGACTATGTGTTAGCTACTATTTTGTTAATCTAAATGTGGGGTTTTAACATGCCATGGGACTTTCAACATAAATATTGCAAACAGACTAATTCACTGGTGACTTCCTGTGTTGCCAAGCATCCCATCAAAATATCAGTTGATAAACAGACTGATAAAATCAACATAACTTAAAGTTATACATACTGATGATAAAAGGAATACATTACCATTAacatcacacacagacaaacaaaacaaacattaatgTTGCCATATTTTTCCCTAACCTTGgtaaataatgaaatgtttcaactgCAATAGAATTCATCAAATCACTATGGCGTGCACAACAGCAGTGAGGTGGCCTGAACACAATTCTAACTTTTACTGCACTTCAAAGGGTCCTACATAAGCTACCTAAGCCTTATTTTCAACAGAAGGTTGTGCTGTAAAGTGCTATGTTGTTGATAGGGGTTAGAGCTCTATGTCTGTAAGAGTAATTATAGAATGCCAGCCCCTAGTAACATGAGTCTTTTTTCACTCTTTTCTAAGGGAGGATGGATCTTTGCTTGTTTGAACTTTCATGACCATCTATGTCTTCTGGCTGTAGGTTAGCTTGTGGAAAATTACTTTAGCACATGCTGAGATAGAATTATCACCCAGATGTATCGTGTGACACCATCCAGTTTGGCCAAATCGACAGGACATCTCCTCATGTAACGCTGTTCTCAATTATTATTATGTCAAGAAAAACATCTTTGAAACCAAAATCCATTCCATTCATAAGATGCATTTCCATTTCTCTGTAAAAACAACcacatttcaacaaaatacTATACATAATAAACCTAGGATGTGTGAGCAAGTGTTACTACGACTTGCAATAATCCCTAACTATTCAAaccatgaaaacaaacatttgacTTGAGATCTGAATCCTCATTGCTGTCATGACAAGCAGAAATATTCACCCATTAGGCTCCCCCACCACCCTTTGAATAATCCACATCAAATATGGGCCAGACTTCCTCAACCCTGATTTTCACCTGAGAATTCATCTGAGAGTTGGCCGGGACTGGGAATGCTGTAAGTTTTTCTTttctctttgtttttcttgatcTTCTTGTGTTTCTTGAACTTGAGTGGACTCTTGTTCTTGATCTTGAGCGCTGACTTAGTGCCAGGACCTGCCCGAGCATCCACTACCTGTAAACACACAACAAATAGTGCCAGGTAACCTCAAAGGTACATGCAAGTTTGTCAACCTAACCTGTTTACTTTCACTGCAGACAAATGTTGTGCGTGCATCACGTGTGTATACAGCTTTTCCATTGTGAGAATTGGCTATGTTTCATGCAACAACTTTCTCACACGTAAAAATCTAAAACTGTATTCTTCTCATGAGCAAGTTACCATCCACAGAAATTGTACAATATGACAATTTCCTGAAATTACATATTACTTCTACATTTATTAAAACATCAGTATTAATCACATGATTGGCAGGAAATGTGGGGAAAAAATTTCCTTTGAAGACAAGACAGAGTTTGTTGGCAGTGATGCTGCCACTGGACTGGGTCCAACAGACAATGTTGTGAATGAGCGAAGGTTGTACGCAGTATCCACTTGTGAAGTCTGTTGGTTTTGGATAACTTGGGGCTTGATAGAAACTATCCAGAAAAATCACTGAATGAAAACTCCCTCTATCTGACATAGTGCCAAGAGTAGTTTTCTAATGAGATCACTGACGAATGGCACAAATAGAAAAGACTGTTATGTGCAAATACAGTACAGTGGGTGGAGAAGGGGTGCAGGGacagagtgagtttattttaatgctacttttagcaatattcaggactatcatggcaggggaaaggcttcacacattttactaaTGTTGGGCtatgaacccgggtcttcagtctgacaaatgaatgctttatccactagtCTACCCCAGGAGAGACAGACGGGAGGGCTAGACAGCAGTTACTTGAATGGAAGAGTGATGGTAAACAATATTCAATGCATATTCCATTATCAATAGTTTGTACCCACATAAGAAAATG is part of the Haliotis asinina isolate JCU_RB_2024 chromosome 6, JCU_Hal_asi_v2, whole genome shotgun sequence genome and harbors:
- the LOC137286348 gene encoding SIN3-HDAC complex-associated factor-like — encoded protein: MFSFHKPKIYRSINGCCICRAKSSSSRFTDSNKYEAEFEKCFRIREERSGEICNACVLLVKRWKKLPEGTNRHWNHVVDARAGPGTKSALKIKNKSPLKFKKHKKIKKNKEKRKTYSIPSPGQLSDEFSGDETLSQNVSFPRKRSLSLSDESDNEDSRDSSSSKHRKRSPSLAHPRVSSFLDLSYWKKTQVCCGIIFKGLNGEVLLDPKLLRPCFTCRRDKVTTKTEIHRSQSVETESNASSQSYGDNDFLDARVTADQDCAAASMTPNFSLERLTCAASKLEASFTHRALAMEC